The following are encoded together in the Streptomyces sp. NBC_01465 genome:
- a CDS encoding FecCD family ABC transporter permease, protein MSIPVGRRRIAGTAVAVLALLLAVLFSLAVGARTIAPSAVIDALLHGGHSDAAEVVRQMRVPRTLIGLMVGASLALAGTVLQGITRNPIADPGILGISQGASVGVVLAIAFAGIHTLSGYVWFAFAGAAFASVAVYAIASRGRGGATPVKLALGGAAINALLVSVTQGVLTTKASALDEFRFWQIGSLGGRDSEIVGQIWPFLLVGVVLVLCVARGLDALALGEDVATGLGQNVAVVRIVGGIGATVLTGAGVAAAGPIAFIGLAVPHIARAVVGSDHRWVLPMAALIGPVMLLVADTVGRVVFPPSEVPAGVMTALIGVPFLVTLVRRKAVPA, encoded by the coding sequence ATGTCAATACCTGTGGGCCGCCGCCGCATCGCAGGGACGGCCGTCGCCGTCCTGGCCCTGCTGCTCGCGGTCCTCTTCAGCCTCGCGGTCGGGGCCAGGACCATCGCCCCCTCCGCGGTGATCGACGCCCTGCTGCACGGCGGGCACAGCGACGCGGCCGAGGTCGTACGGCAGATGCGGGTGCCGCGGACGCTGATCGGTCTGATGGTGGGCGCCTCGCTGGCGCTGGCCGGGACGGTGCTTCAGGGCATCACGCGCAACCCGATCGCGGACCCGGGGATCCTCGGGATCAGCCAGGGCGCTTCGGTGGGCGTCGTGCTCGCCATCGCCTTCGCGGGGATCCACACGCTGAGCGGGTACGTGTGGTTCGCCTTCGCGGGGGCCGCGTTCGCGTCCGTCGCCGTGTACGCGATCGCCTCGCGCGGGCGGGGCGGTGCGACCCCCGTGAAGCTGGCGCTGGGCGGGGCCGCGATCAACGCACTGCTGGTGTCGGTGACCCAGGGCGTACTGACGACGAAGGCCTCCGCGCTGGACGAGTTCCGGTTCTGGCAGATCGGGTCGCTGGGCGGGCGGGACTCCGAGATCGTCGGCCAGATCTGGCCGTTCCTGCTGGTGGGTGTGGTGCTGGTGCTGTGTGTCGCGCGCGGGCTCGATGCGCTGGCGCTCGGCGAGGACGTGGCGACGGGGCTCGGGCAGAACGTGGCGGTCGTACGGATCGTCGGCGGGATCGGGGCGACCGTGCTGACGGGGGCCGGGGTCGCGGCCGCCGGGCCGATCGCCTTCATCGGGCTCGCCGTACCGCACATCGCGCGGGCCGTCGTGGGCAGCGACCACCGGTGGGTGCTGCCGATGGCGGCGCTGATCGGGCCGGTGATGCTGCTCGTCGCGGACACGGTGGGGCGGGTGGTCTTCCCGCCGAGCGAGGTGCCGGCCGGGGTGATGACGGCGCTGATCGGGGTGCCGTTCCTGGTGACGCTGGTACGGCGGAAGGCGGTGCCGGCGTGA
- a CDS encoding HAD family hydrolase produces the protein MATQPLTVGFDLDMTLIDSRPGIRAAYEAFSAHTGTYIDAELAVTRLGPPLEQELAEWFPADKIAEMADLYRERYPTFAIEGTLAMPGAREAVAAVQAHGGRAIVVTAKYEPNAKLHLDHLGIDADAVIGSLWAERKAEALREHGASVYVGDHTGDVRGAHTAGALAVGVPTGPISADELREAGAEVVLTDLTEFPAWLKSYVAERA, from the coding sequence ATGGCTACGCAACCGCTCACGGTCGGCTTCGACCTCGACATGACCCTGATCGACTCGCGCCCCGGCATCCGTGCCGCGTACGAGGCCTTCTCCGCCCACACCGGCACCTACATCGACGCCGAACTGGCGGTCACCCGCCTCGGTCCGCCCCTGGAGCAGGAGCTCGCCGAGTGGTTCCCGGCCGACAAGATCGCGGAGATGGCGGACCTGTACCGCGAGAGGTATCCCACATTCGCGATCGAGGGAACGCTCGCGATGCCCGGCGCCCGCGAGGCGGTCGCGGCGGTCCAGGCCCACGGCGGCCGCGCGATCGTCGTCACGGCGAAGTACGAGCCGAACGCCAAGCTCCACCTCGACCACCTGGGCATCGACGCGGACGCGGTGATCGGCAGCCTCTGGGCGGAGCGCAAGGCGGAGGCGCTGCGCGAGCACGGCGCGAGCGTGTACGTCGGCGACCACACCGGCGACGTACGCGGTGCGCACACGGCGGGCGCGCTCGCGGTCGGCGTCCCGACGGGACCCATCAGCGCGGACGAGCTGCGCGAGGCGGGCGCGGAGGTGGTCCTGACGGACCTGACCGAGTTCCCCGCCTGGCTGAAGAGCTACGTGGCCGAGCGCGCCTGA
- a CDS encoding cold-shock protein, producing MPTGKVKWFNSEKGFGFLSRDDGGDVFVHSSVLPSGVDALKPGQRVEFGVVAGQRGDQALSVTILDPTPSVAAAQRRKPDELASIVQDLTTLLENITPSLERGRYPDKASGAKIAGLLRAVADQLDV from the coding sequence GTGCCTACCGGCAAGGTCAAATGGTTCAACAGCGAGAAGGGCTTCGGCTTCCTCTCCCGTGACGACGGCGGTGACGTCTTCGTCCATTCCTCCGTGCTCCCGTCCGGTGTCGACGCCCTCAAGCCCGGCCAGCGCGTGGAGTTCGGTGTGGTCGCAGGCCAGCGCGGTGACCAGGCGCTTTCGGTGACGATCCTCGACCCGACGCCCTCGGTGGCCGCGGCCCAGCGCCGCAAGCCCGACGAACTGGCGTCCATCGTCCAGGACTTGACGACGCTCCTGGAGAACATCACTCCGAGCCTGGAGCGGGGCCGCTACCCCGACAAGGCGTCCGGCGCGAAGATCGCGGGCCTGCTGAGGGCGGTCGCGGACCAGCTCGACGTGTAA